The proteins below come from a single Deltaproteobacteria bacterium genomic window:
- a CDS encoding SurA N-terminal domain-containing protein: MRTSQLSRVVVPTAFAAVCALASPAFAQGALEGLIEEEQAAAAETSLLLEGIAAQVGAEIVLVSEVRELAAPTIARAKAAGASERDLRMVEAQALERLIEKALLRIVVKRAELQATDEEIDGTIAEIASDNGITPERLRASVEAQGLPYSAYRERIRGEIEHSKVVNGVIGSRVEIKPEEVKEIYDAEFASRPQSGREFHARSFVVSPPAPDQRVAACDAVRAARARVAAGEDLLEVANGVATMNPELGWVHESKLAPWLEAAVRPLAPGQLSEVSEEAFGCVFVQLVEARDVKPVAFEDAQRAIMNKLYGERLDGEYEKFITEIREHTYIERKGLVASIEEFTQPAGATPES, translated from the coding sequence ATGCGCACCTCCCAGCTCTCCCGCGTCGTCGTTCCCACTGCCTTCGCCGCCGTTTGCGCGCTCGCGTCGCCCGCGTTCGCCCAGGGCGCGCTCGAGGGCCTGATCGAGGAGGAGCAGGCCGCCGCCGCCGAGACGTCGCTGTTGCTCGAAGGCATCGCGGCGCAGGTCGGCGCGGAGATCGTGCTCGTGTCCGAAGTGCGCGAGCTGGCGGCGCCCACCATCGCGCGCGCGAAGGCGGCGGGCGCGAGCGAGCGCGACCTGCGCATGGTCGAGGCGCAGGCGCTCGAGCGGCTGATCGAGAAGGCGTTGCTGCGCATCGTCGTGAAGCGCGCGGAGCTGCAGGCGACCGACGAGGAGATCGACGGCACGATCGCGGAGATCGCTTCGGACAACGGCATCACGCCGGAGCGGCTGCGCGCGAGCGTGGAGGCGCAGGGCCTTCCGTACTCGGCGTATCGCGAGCGCATCAGGGGCGAGATCGAGCACTCGAAGGTGGTCAACGGCGTGATCGGCTCGCGCGTCGAGATCAAGCCGGAAGAGGTGAAGGAGATCTACGACGCCGAGTTCGCGAGTCGCCCCCAGAGCGGCCGCGAGTTCCACGCGCGCAGCTTCGTCGTCTCGCCGCCGGCTCCCGATCAGCGCGTTGCGGCGTGCGACGCGGTGCGCGCAGCGCGCGCGCGCGTCGCCGCGGGGGAAGACCTGCTCGAGGTGGCGAACGGCGTCGCGACGATGAATCCCGAGCTCGGCTGGGTGCACGAGTCGAAGCTCGCGCCGTGGCTCGAAGCGGCGGTGCGCCCCCTCGCGCCCGGGCAACTGAGCGAAGTGAGCGAGGAGGCGTTCGGCTGCGTGTTCGTGCAGCTCGTCGAGGCGCGCGACGTGAAGCCCGTCGCGTTCGAAGACGCGCAGCGCGCGATCATGAATAAGCTCTACGGCGAGCGGCTCGACGGCGAGTACGAGAAGTTCATCACCGAGATTCGCGAGCACACCTACATCGAACGCAAGGGCTTGGTCGCGAGCATCGAGGAGTTCACGCAGCCGGCGGGCGCAACGCCCGAGTCTTGA
- a CDS encoding MGMT family protein: MAAKRKRAAKPKRNPAGDESTYERIWRVAKRIPRGHVVTYGQLAELAGLPRAPRQAGYAMASLPSGSRVPWQRVVNARGEISPRSDPGGEWVQRVLLEREGIEFDERGRIDLRRFGWRPRIA, from the coding sequence TTGGCGGCGAAGCGGAAACGCGCGGCGAAGCCGAAGAGAAATCCCGCGGGCGACGAGTCGACGTACGAGCGCATCTGGCGCGTGGCGAAGCGCATCCCGCGCGGGCACGTCGTCACGTACGGCCAGCTCGCCGAGCTCGCGGGCTTGCCGCGCGCGCCGCGCCAAGCCGGCTATGCGATGGCCTCGCTGCCGAGCGGCTCGCGCGTCCCGTGGCAGCGCGTCGTGAACGCGCGCGGCGAGATCAGCCCGCGCAGCGACCCCGGCGGCGAGTGGGTGCAGCGCGTCCTGCTCGAACGCGAGGGCATCGAGTTCGACGAGCGGGGGCGCATCGACCTGCGGCGGTTCGGGTGGCGGCCGCGGATTGCGTAA
- a CDS encoding HAMP domain-containing protein, translated as MQLVLSVGARWALRYTVAMAATLAVFAAVVYGVVSQRSDRAARLVARTQLTELLGALEARAQTGTTAEYEAWCARYLASRVAEADPELGLGIRLLRFDGRLRVDVGVLRGVDIVLPQQVATGRVASEIYAGRLRGAGRYFVASAAAPIGFAQVAVSTRHWADGLAELRNVMLAALPLMLLASGAAGFLLARRSLASVGEIARAAEQLSSANLHDAIPVHGTEDELDRLAVALNAMLARIREGMEHVHRFNANAAHELRTPLQRIGSRLDAALAQAPDAEAQRAVLLELREEIAALGGALNALLRLAQVESGLDPAHTAPVELAKLLRTQAEFFAPLAEQRTIALVLVEPLPEAVVRGDASWLERLFSNLLDNALKYSRPGDRVELSARVAGGSVTVTIVDSGPGIAPEDLARLWDRFARGAAQTGRGGFGLGLALAR; from the coding sequence ATGCAGCTCGTTCTCTCGGTCGGGGCACGCTGGGCGCTCAGGTACACGGTCGCGATGGCCGCGACGCTCGCGGTGTTCGCGGCGGTCGTGTACGGCGTCGTGTCTCAGCGCTCGGATCGCGCAGCGCGGCTCGTCGCGCGCACGCAGCTGACCGAGCTGCTGGGCGCGCTCGAAGCGCGCGCACAGACGGGGACCACCGCCGAGTACGAAGCGTGGTGTGCGCGGTACCTCGCGAGCCGCGTCGCCGAGGCCGATCCTGAGCTCGGGCTCGGCATTCGCTTGCTGCGCTTCGACGGTCGCCTGCGCGTCGACGTCGGCGTGCTGCGCGGCGTCGACATCGTGCTGCCGCAGCAAGTCGCGACGGGGCGCGTCGCTTCGGAGATCTATGCGGGCAGGCTGCGCGGCGCCGGCCGCTACTTCGTCGCGTCCGCCGCGGCGCCCATCGGCTTCGCGCAGGTCGCCGTCTCGACGCGCCACTGGGCCGACGGCCTCGCCGAGCTGCGCAACGTGATGCTCGCGGCGCTGCCGCTGATGCTGCTCGCGAGCGGCGCCGCGGGCTTCTTGCTGGCGCGGCGCAGCCTCGCATCGGTCGGCGAGATCGCGCGCGCCGCGGAGCAGCTCTCGAGCGCGAATCTGCACGATGCGATTCCCGTGCACGGCACGGAGGACGAGCTGGACCGCCTCGCCGTCGCGCTCAACGCGATGCTGGCGCGCATTCGCGAGGGCATGGAGCACGTGCACCGCTTCAATGCGAACGCGGCACACGAGCTGCGCACGCCGCTGCAGCGCATCGGCTCGCGCCTCGATGCCGCGCTCGCGCAGGCACCTGACGCGGAGGCGCAGCGCGCCGTCCTGCTCGAGCTGCGCGAGGAGATCGCAGCGCTCGGCGGCGCGCTGAACGCACTGCTGCGCCTCGCGCAGGTGGAGTCGGGGCTCGATCCTGCGCACACCGCGCCCGTCGAGCTCGCGAAGTTGTTACGGACGCAAGCGGAGTTCTTCGCGCCGCTCGCCGAGCAGCGAACGATCGCGCTCGTGCTCGTGGAGCCGCTGCCGGAGGCCGTCGTGCGCGGCGACGCGAGCTGGCTGGAGCGGCTCTTCTCGAACTTGCTCGACAACGCGCTCAAGTACTCCCGGCCGGGAGATCGCGTCGAGCTGAGCGCGCGCGTTGCGGGCGGCTCGGTCACGGTGACGATCGTGGACAGCGGCCCCGGCATTGCGCCCGAAGATCTCGCGCGCCTCTGGGATCGCTTCGCGCGCGGTGCGGCGCAGACCGGCCGCGGCGGCTTCGGCCTCGGTCTCGCACTCGCGCGCTAG
- a CDS encoding CPBP family intramembrane metalloprotease, translating into MSSQAPGPPFPTPGLAFGLAGLAAFAMLALTAGFGGGTAAFAFASVAALGGLGTLAARYVPEPAPLRLGLTALSLSALPLVLLLLPVVLLTSEADNWIRIALDAKQSAELGKPKALPVEEILTAVLLLPIVREFFLRGVLLQGCVSALGRARGIALIAFLQALLFSPGDPAQPAMLASAAAQGLVLGGLLGALRLATGSILPCIALEAGTTAIGVAATVYPHLAPIPGFNAPGDTTPLSVLAPAALSVAAGIWLLAQQLEREPELPPIPPPAPEDDEEPGSLF; encoded by the coding sequence ATGAGTTCGCAAGCGCCCGGGCCTCCGTTCCCGACGCCGGGGCTCGCGTTCGGGCTCGCGGGTCTCGCGGCCTTCGCGATGCTCGCGCTCACCGCGGGCTTCGGCGGTGGCACCGCCGCCTTCGCGTTTGCCTCCGTCGCCGCGCTCGGCGGCCTCGGCACGCTCGCCGCGCGCTACGTGCCCGAGCCCGCTCCGCTGCGCCTCGGCCTTACCGCCCTCTCGCTGAGCGCGCTTCCCCTCGTGCTGTTGTTGTTGCCCGTCGTGCTGCTCACCTCCGAGGCGGACAACTGGATCCGCATCGCGCTCGATGCGAAGCAAAGCGCCGAGCTGGGAAAGCCGAAGGCGTTGCCGGTCGAGGAGATCCTCACCGCCGTCCTCTTGCTGCCGATCGTGCGCGAGTTCTTCCTTCGCGGCGTGCTGTTGCAGGGCTGCGTCTCCGCGCTCGGTCGCGCGCGCGGCATCGCTCTGATCGCATTCCTGCAGGCGCTGCTCTTCTCACCGGGCGACCCGGCGCAGCCCGCCATGCTCGCGAGCGCCGCCGCGCAGGGCCTCGTGCTCGGCGGCTTGTTAGGCGCGTTGCGCCTCGCGACGGGCTCGATCCTGCCCTGCATCGCGCTCGAAGCGGGCACCACGGCGATCGGCGTCGCAGCAACCGTGTACCCGCACCTTGCGCCGATCCCCGGCTTCAACGCGCCCGGCGACACGACGCCGCTCAGCGTGCTCGCGCCCGCCGCGCTTTCGGTCGCCGCGGGGATCTGGCTGCTCGCACAGCAGCTGGAGCGCGAGCCCGAACTGCCGCCGATTCCGCCGCCTGCGCCCGAAGACGACGAGGAGCCGGGGAGCTTGTTCTAG
- a CDS encoding DNA-3-methyladenine glycosylase 2 family protein, which translates to MDRERAVASVAASGPAHAPESCTALDPRAAYAAIRARDARFDGRLFVAVRTTRIYCRPICPAKTPAFERCTFHASAAAAERAGYRPCLRCRPELAPGLARVDALSRLAQRAVRRIEDGASELPALARALGVSERHVRRAVASELGVAPAELIRTRRLLLAKQLLTDTRMPVTSVAFASGFESVRRFNAAFRERYRLAPSVLRKSAKGAPSEANDAIALDLPYRAPLAWDALLAFLAPRAIRGVEHVSEGRYSRTVAIGDARGWLRVAPSQRANALRAELSPSLAPVLLPVVARLRALFDLAADPARITPQLAGDAALAKRVAENPGLRVPGAFDGFELLARAILGQQVSVAAATTFAARLADRFGEALETPHAELSRLTPTAARIAGARVDSIAGIGLTRARAETLRAAARACADGALDLAPGADPERVREALLALPGIGPWTADYVLMRAVAWPDAFPHGDLGLRKALRIDDARAVLERSEAWRPWRSYAALHLWSSLA; encoded by the coding sequence ATGGACCGAGAGAGAGCCGTCGCCTCCGTCGCCGCGAGCGGCCCCGCGCACGCGCCAGAGTCCTGCACCGCACTCGATCCACGCGCAGCCTACGCAGCGATTCGCGCGCGCGACGCGCGCTTCGACGGGCGGCTCTTCGTCGCCGTGCGCACGACGCGCATCTACTGCCGCCCGATCTGCCCGGCGAAGACGCCCGCGTTCGAGCGCTGCACGTTCCACGCGAGCGCAGCGGCGGCGGAGCGCGCGGGCTATCGGCCGTGCCTGCGCTGCCGCCCCGAGCTCGCGCCGGGGCTCGCGCGCGTCGACGCGCTGTCGCGCCTCGCGCAGCGCGCGGTGCGCCGCATCGAGGACGGCGCGAGCGAGCTGCCTGCACTCGCGCGCGCGCTCGGCGTCTCGGAGCGCCACGTACGTCGCGCGGTCGCGAGCGAGCTCGGCGTCGCGCCCGCGGAGCTGATTCGCACGCGCCGCCTGCTGCTGGCGAAGCAGCTGCTCACCGACACGCGCATGCCCGTCACGAGCGTCGCGTTCGCGAGCGGCTTCGAGAGCGTGCGCCGCTTCAACGCCGCGTTCCGAGAGCGCTATCGCCTCGCGCCGAGTGTGCTCCGCAAGAGCGCGAAGGGGGCGCCGAGCGAGGCGAACGACGCGATCGCGCTCGATCTGCCGTATCGCGCGCCGCTCGCGTGGGACGCGCTGCTCGCGTTCCTCGCGCCGCGCGCGATTCGCGGCGTCGAGCACGTCAGCGAGGGTCGTTACTCGCGCACGGTCGCGATCGGCGATGCGCGCGGCTGGCTGCGGGTTGCGCCTTCGCAGCGCGCGAACGCGCTGCGCGCAGAGCTGTCGCCCTCGCTCGCGCCCGTTCTGCTCCCTGTCGTCGCGAGGTTGCGCGCGCTGTTCGACCTCGCGGCGGATCCTGCTCGGATCACGCCGCAGCTCGCCGGCGACGCTGCGCTCGCGAAGCGGGTCGCCGAGAACCCGGGGCTGCGCGTGCCGGGCGCCTTCGACGGCTTCGAGCTGCTCGCGCGCGCGATTCTCGGGCAGCAGGTGTCGGTCGCGGCGGCGACCACGTTCGCCGCACGCCTCGCCGATCGTTTCGGCGAAGCGCTCGAGACGCCGCACGCGGAGCTGTCGCGCCTGACACCTACCGCCGCGCGCATTGCCGGCGCGCGCGTCGATTCGATCGCGGGCATCGGTCTCACGCGCGCCCGCGCCGAGACGCTGCGCGCCGCAGCGCGCGCGTGCGCCGACGGCGCGCTCGATCTCGCGCCCGGCGCCGATCCGGAGCGTGTGCGCGAGGCGCTGCTCGCGCTGCCGGGCATCGGACCGTGGACCGCGGACTACGTACTGATGCGCGCGGTCGCGTGGCCCGACGCGTTCCCGCACGGCGACCTCGGCCTGCGCAAGGCGCTGCGCATCGACGACGCGCGCGCAGTGCTCGAGCGCTCCGAGGCATGGCGCCCGTGGCGCTCGTACGCCGCACTCCACCTCTGGAGCTCGCTCGCCTAG
- a CDS encoding VOC family protein, with amino-acid sequence MAVEMNGIAHIQISVNDAEKCLPFWERFCHFLSMKTLIKNADTIYCIGSRTGILVRASAPEHRGTRFDQTRAGLHHFCFRARSNEDIAAVHAFLKNEPNVNILRAPDVGPWAPGYYSILFEDPDGIRVEVNHVPGRGHFGPEGQLGSGRGPMGKLIGT; translated from the coding sequence ATGGCCGTGGAGATGAATGGGATCGCGCACATCCAGATCTCGGTGAACGACGCGGAGAAGTGCCTGCCGTTCTGGGAGCGCTTCTGCCACTTCCTCTCGATGAAGACGCTGATCAAGAACGCGGACACGATCTACTGCATCGGCTCGCGCACCGGCATCCTCGTGCGCGCGTCGGCGCCCGAGCACCGCGGCACGCGCTTCGATCAGACGCGCGCGGGCCTGCACCACTTCTGCTTTCGCGCGCGCAGCAACGAGGACATCGCGGCGGTGCACGCGTTCCTGAAGAACGAGCCGAACGTGAACATCCTGCGCGCGCCCGACGTCGGCCCGTGGGCGCCGGGTTATTACTCGATCTTGTTCGAGGATCCCGACGGCATTCGCGTCGAGGTGAATCACGTGCCGGGGCGCGGGCACTTCGGACCCGAAGGCCAGCTCGGCAGCGGCAGGGGGCCGATGGGGAAGCTGATCGGGACGTGA
- the uvrA gene encoding excinuclease ABC subunit UvrA, with protein MSIRGAKVHNLRDVDVDIPRNKLVVITGLSGSGKSSLAFDTLYAEGQRRYVESLSAYARQFLDQLARPEVESISGLSPSIAIEQATVSRSPRSTVGTATELLDHLRLLFARVGVAHCHSCGKPISSQTVEQMTARILALGDGARVTLLAPVIRERKGEHKQELAELAEKGFVRARVDGELRDLASEIKLAKTKAHTIEAVVDRIVARESARARIAESLATALGLGGGVCSVAWERERANGEALFSQTSACVDCGVSYPALEPRHFSFNSASGACNACGGLGTADELDPEKVVPDPSRALADAIAPWGGARAPRYYAQLLAGVAAHLDVSLETPWSELPKSAQKVVLHGAGARELEFKHGKRGLRSVKRKFDGVLGELSRRIAAGEVSDEERARYSRAAACGECAGARVGVIARNVRIAGRTLPELAALPVSEVRAWLAALALAPNQRAIADRILEEIREQLRFLSDVGLDYLSLDRPTSSLSGGEAQRIRLATQVGAHLMGVMYVLDEPSIGLHPRDHARLLASLEKLRDAGNSVIVVEHDEETMRRADWVIDMGPGAGVHGGELVAEGTLREIEASAASLTGAYLSGRRAIRVPARRDLAEANKLALRGCRAHNLQNVSIEIPLGRLTVVTGVSGSGKSTLVNDTLHRALAKRLHRAEAEPGAHDSLTGVDAIERVVDVDQAPIGRTPRSNPATYTGVFDGIRALFAAVPEARARGYGPGRFSFNVKGGRCESCQGDGSLRVEMHFLPDLFVPCEVCGSRRYNRETLEIRYKGKSIAEVLAMSVEDATSFFENVPRVRRPLETLRDVGLGYLQLGQPATTLSGGEAQRVKLASELSRRGEGATLYLLDEPTTGLHFADVERLLDVLQRLVERGNTVLVIEHHLDVIKVADYVIDLGPESGAGGGRVVAAGTPEEVARCAESHTGRALAKVLR; from the coding sequence ATCTCGATTCGCGGCGCGAAGGTCCACAATCTCCGCGACGTCGACGTCGACATTCCCCGCAACAAGCTCGTCGTGATCACGGGGCTCTCGGGCAGCGGCAAGTCCTCGCTCGCGTTCGACACGCTCTACGCCGAGGGCCAGCGCCGCTACGTCGAGTCGCTCTCCGCGTACGCGCGGCAATTCCTGGATCAGCTCGCGCGGCCGGAGGTCGAGTCGATCAGCGGGCTCTCGCCGTCGATCGCGATCGAGCAGGCCACGGTGAGCCGCAGCCCGCGCTCGACGGTCGGCACCGCGACCGAGCTGCTCGATCACCTGCGCTTGTTGTTCGCGCGCGTGGGAGTCGCGCACTGTCACTCGTGCGGGAAGCCGATCTCGAGCCAAACCGTGGAGCAGATGACGGCGCGCATCCTCGCGCTCGGCGACGGCGCGCGCGTCACGTTGCTCGCGCCGGTGATTCGAGAGCGCAAGGGCGAGCACAAGCAGGAGCTGGCCGAGCTCGCGGAGAAGGGCTTCGTGCGCGCGCGGGTCGACGGCGAGCTGCGCGACCTCGCGAGCGAGATCAAGCTCGCGAAGACGAAGGCGCACACGATCGAGGCGGTGGTCGACCGCATCGTGGCGCGCGAGTCCGCGCGCGCGCGCATCGCGGAGTCGCTCGCGACGGCGCTCGGCCTCGGCGGCGGCGTGTGCAGCGTGGCGTGGGAGCGAGAGAGAGCGAACGGTGAAGCGCTCTTCTCGCAGACGAGCGCGTGCGTCGACTGCGGTGTCTCATACCCCGCGCTCGAGCCGAGGCACTTCTCGTTCAACAGCGCGTCGGGCGCGTGCAATGCGTGCGGCGGTCTCGGCACCGCGGACGAGCTCGATCCCGAGAAGGTCGTGCCCGATCCCTCGCGCGCGCTCGCGGACGCGATTGCGCCGTGGGGCGGCGCGCGCGCGCCGCGTTACTACGCGCAGCTGCTCGCTGGCGTGGCGGCGCACCTCGACGTTTCGCTGGAGACGCCGTGGAGCGAGCTGCCGAAGAGCGCACAAAAGGTCGTGCTCCACGGCGCCGGCGCGCGCGAGCTCGAGTTCAAGCACGGCAAGCGCGGCCTGCGCAGCGTGAAGCGCAAGTTCGACGGCGTGCTCGGCGAGTTGTCACGGAGAATCGCGGCGGGCGAAGTGTCGGACGAGGAGCGCGCGCGCTACTCGCGCGCAGCGGCGTGCGGAGAGTGCGCGGGCGCGCGCGTCGGCGTGATCGCGCGCAACGTGCGCATCGCGGGCCGCACGTTGCCCGAGCTCGCGGCGCTGCCAGTGAGCGAGGTGCGCGCATGGCTCGCCGCGCTCGCGCTCGCGCCGAACCAGCGCGCGATCGCCGATCGCATCCTCGAGGAGATTCGCGAGCAGCTGCGCTTCCTCAGCGACGTCGGCCTCGACTACCTCTCGCTCGACCGCCCCACGAGCTCGCTCTCCGGCGGCGAGGCGCAGCGCATCCGCCTCGCGACGCAAGTGGGCGCGCACCTGATGGGCGTGATGTACGTGCTCGACGAGCCGTCGATCGGCCTCCACCCGCGCGATCACGCGCGCCTGCTCGCGAGCCTCGAGAAGCTGCGCGACGCGGGCAACAGCGTGATCGTGGTCGAGCACGACGAGGAGACGATGCGCCGTGCCGACTGGGTGATCGACATGGGTCCCGGCGCGGGCGTGCACGGCGGCGAGCTCGTGGCCGAGGGAACGCTGCGCGAGATCGAGGCGAGCGCGGCGTCCCTGACAGGTGCGTACCTCTCGGGCCGCCGCGCGATCCGCGTGCCGGCGCGGCGCGATCTCGCCGAGGCGAACAAGCTCGCGCTCCGCGGTTGCCGCGCGCACAACTTGCAGAACGTCAGCATCGAGATTCCGCTCGGCCGCCTCACCGTGGTCACCGGCGTCTCGGGCTCCGGCAAGTCCACGCTCGTGAACGACACGCTGCACCGCGCGCTCGCGAAACGACTTCACCGCGCGGAGGCCGAGCCCGGCGCGCACGACTCCCTAACAGGTGTAGATGCGATCGAGCGCGTGGTCGACGTCGACCAAGCGCCGATCGGCCGCACGCCGCGCTCGAACCCCGCCACGTACACCGGCGTGTTCGACGGGATTCGCGCGCTCTTTGCCGCGGTGCCCGAAGCGCGCGCGCGCGGCTACGGCCCGGGGCGCTTCTCGTTCAACGTGAAGGGCGGCCGCTGCGAGAGCTGCCAGGGCGACGGCTCGCTGCGCGTCGAGATGCACTTCCTGCCCGACCTGTTCGTGCCCTGCGAAGTGTGCGGCTCTCGGCGCTACAACCGCGAGACGCTCGAGATTCGGTACAAGGGCAAGAGCATCGCCGAGGTGCTCGCCATGTCCGTCGAGGACGCGACATCGTTCTTCGAGAACGTGCCGCGCGTGCGGCGTCCCCTCGAAACGCTGCGCGACGTCGGCCTCGGCTACCTGCAGCTCGGTCAGCCCGCGACGACGCTCTCGGGCGGCGAAGCGCAGCGCGTGAAGCTCGCGAGCGAGCTCTCGCGCCGCGGCGAGGGTGCGACGCTCTACCTGCTCGACGAGCCGACGACGGGCCTTCACTTCGCCGACGTGGAGCGCCTGCTCGACGTCTTGCAGCGCCTCGTCGAGCGCGGCAACACCGTGCTCGTGATCGAGCATCATCTCGACGTGATCAAAGTCGCGGACTACGTGATCGACCTCGGCCCCGAAAGCGGCGCGGGCGGCGGCCGCGTCGTCGCGGCGGGCACGCCCGAGGAAGTCGCGCGCTGCGCCGAGAGCCACACCGGCCGCGCGCTCGCGAAGGTTCTGAGATGA
- a CDS encoding GNAT family N-acetyltransferase translates to MEIRPARAADLAAAQQLLREAKLPWEDVAPHFAAFLVGERGGALVACAGLEYYGEVALVRSVAIAETLRNAGLGAALCDTLLGDARRRGVRDAYLLTTTAPRFFARMGFAPIARDVAPPAIQRTREFTELCPASAAVMHRAL, encoded by the coding sequence ATGGAGATTCGCCCCGCGCGCGCCGCCGACCTCGCGGCAGCACAGCAGTTGTTACGGGAGGCGAAGCTTCCCTGGGAAGACGTCGCTCCGCACTTCGCTGCGTTCCTGGTGGGCGAGCGAGGCGGCGCGCTCGTCGCCTGCGCCGGCCTCGAGTACTACGGCGAAGTCGCGCTCGTGCGCTCGGTCGCGATCGCCGAGACGCTGCGCAACGCGGGCCTCGGCGCTGCACTGTGCGACACCCTGCTCGGCGACGCGCGCCGCCGCGGCGTGCGCGACGCGTACCTGCTGACGACCACCGCGCCGCGCTTCTTCGCGCGCATGGGCTTCGCGCCGATCGCCCGCGACGTCGCGCCGCCGGCGATCCAGCGCACGCGCGAGTTCACGGAGCTGTGCCCAGCGAGTGCGGCGGTGATGCACCGCGCGCTCTGA
- a CDS encoding VOC family protein translates to MVKLDHLGLYVADPRRSADFYVRNFGFAIEMEAPGGEMIAIKDDAEFTIFLGRDPERAALAACDLFLQVDDVEMKHRELTAAGVAFAKPPEKLFWGYGAELLDHDGYRVHVWDEKSMREKG, encoded by the coding sequence ATGGTGAAGCTCGACCACCTCGGCCTCTACGTCGCCGACCCGCGCCGCAGCGCCGACTTCTACGTCCGCAACTTCGGTTTCGCGATCGAGATGGAGGCTCCTGGCGGCGAAATGATCGCGATCAAGGACGACGCCGAGTTCACGATCTTTCTCGGCCGCGATCCCGAGCGCGCCGCGCTCGCCGCCTGCGATTTGTTCCTGCAAGTCGATGACGTGGAGATGAAGCATCGCGAGCTCACGGCCGCAGGCGTCGCATTCGCGAAGCCCCCGGAGAAGCTCTTCTGGGGCTACGGCGCCGAGCTGCTCGACCACGACGGCTATCGCGTGCATGTGTGGGACGAGAAGTCGATGCGGGAGAAGGGCTGA
- a CDS encoding methylated-DNA--[protein]-cysteine S-methyltransferase, whose translation MTLATTLHTELASPLGALTLTADGAALTSVRFEQHAHLAPLSADSRRDDSAAVFAEARRQLAAYFAGELRAFALPLAPRGSDFQRKVWAALTEIPFGATSTYGALARRLGAPNHARAVGHANARNPFSILVPCHRVVGASGALTGYAGGAPRKRWLLAHEGALR comes from the coding sequence ATGACCCTCGCCACGACGCTTCACACCGAGCTCGCGAGCCCACTCGGCGCGCTCACGCTCACGGCCGACGGCGCTGCGCTCACGAGCGTGCGCTTCGAGCAGCACGCGCATCTCGCGCCGCTTTCGGCGGACTCACGTCGCGACGACAGCGCTGCCGTTTTCGCGGAGGCGCGCAGGCAGCTCGCCGCCTACTTCGCCGGCGAGCTGCGCGCGTTCGCGTTGCCGCTCGCACCGCGTGGCAGCGATTTCCAGCGCAAGGTCTGGGCTGCCCTCACGGAGATTCCGTTCGGCGCCACCTCCACGTACGGCGCGCTCGCGCGCAGGCTCGGCGCGCCGAATCACGCGCGCGCGGTCGGGCATGCGAACGCGCGCAACCCGTTCTCGATTCTCGTGCCGTGCCATCGCGTCGTCGGCGCGAGCGGCGCGCTCACGGGCTACGCGGGCGGCGCCCCGCGAAAGCGCTGGCTGCTCGCGCACGAAGGAGCGCTGCGATGA
- a CDS encoding DUF1330 domain-containing protein: MPAYVLAELTIEDRAEYGRYEAAFMDVFKNFRGELLVVDEKPTVVEGTWPHTRTVLIRFPDAAEAERWYRSPEYQAIAQHRWRASRANAVILQGLA, encoded by the coding sequence ATGCCCGCCTACGTGCTCGCCGAGCTGACGATCGAGGACCGCGCCGAGTACGGCCGCTACGAGGCCGCGTTCATGGACGTGTTCAAGAACTTTCGCGGCGAGCTGCTCGTCGTGGACGAGAAGCCCACGGTCGTCGAGGGCACGTGGCCGCACACGCGCACCGTGCTGATCCGCTTCCCCGACGCCGCCGAGGCCGAGCGCTGGTACCGCTCCCCCGAGTATCAAGCCATCGCGCAGCACCGCTGGCGCGCCTCGCGCGCGAACGCGGTGATCCTGCAAGGCCTCGCCTGA
- a CDS encoding GFA family protein produces MHRGGCLCGAVRYEARGAGRHQVFCHCATCRRAAGASPVAWVTFDADSFRVTKGELARFRSSERVQRGFCRDCGTALTYAHARRPADLDVTTASLDDPAAFPPKRHILLADRVDWAPLADGLPQFRRWGAAT; encoded by the coding sequence GTGCACCGCGGTGGCTGCTTGTGCGGCGCCGTTCGCTACGAGGCGCGCGGGGCGGGCCGCCACCAAGTGTTCTGCCACTGCGCGACCTGCCGGCGTGCGGCCGGTGCTTCGCCCGTCGCGTGGGTGACGTTCGACGCGGACTCGTTTCGTGTCACGAAGGGCGAGCTCGCGCGCTTTCGCTCCTCCGAGCGCGTGCAGCGCGGTTTCTGCCGCGATTGCGGAACCGCGCTGACGTACGCGCACGCGCGGCGTCCCGCGGATCTCGACGTGACTACCGCGAGCCTCGACGATCCCGCCGCCTTTCCGCCGAAGCGACACATCTTGCTGGCGGACCGCGTCGACTGGGCGCCGCTCGCAGACGGGCTGCCGCAGTTCAGGCGGTGGGGCGCAGCCACATAA